One Echeneis naucrates chromosome 1, fEcheNa1.1, whole genome shotgun sequence DNA segment encodes these proteins:
- the gcgrb gene encoding glucagon receptor, whose product MSQVCLLLALFVLCSSTKVSSTNSLELVKEQWSGYKNQCLDYLNATPPATGLVCNRTFDQYACWPDGLPGATVNVSCPWFLPWYQKVQQGLVYRVCREDGQWAQKNTSECEDDPGEQQYGRILSQLRIMYTVGYSLSLGALLLALGILITFRRLHCMRNNIHMNLFASFILRAVSILVKDALLTLTLDPRGSSNTLAQAWADMPAVAWCRGAMVMMQYSVMANNYWLLVEGIYLHSLLVITVFSERNYFYIYLAIGWGAPLIFVLPWITVKYLYENEECWERNINMGYWWIIRSPILFAYLINFFIFIRIIKILMSKLRAHQMRYTDYKFRLAKSTLTLIPLLGIHAILFTFVIDESVPKGSMLRLIRLFCDLLFNSFQGLLVAILYCFVNKEVQSEMLKKWKRWKLGKDIDEEYRHSHTPHIKTGSIATGNMPELQDNNASDPGGDSPRLKKADKGPSSSGATDENRRLVVSYSNGMGKRRPAKSRHSLHFLIRPHRGPASHATSTTERVCLEDRAQCCIHPLKGEETNV is encoded by the exons ATGTCCCAGGTGTGTCTCCTCTTGGCCTTGTTCGtgctctgcagctccacaaaG GTCTCCTCTACCAACTCCCTAGAACTTGTGAAGGAGCAGTGGAGCGGCTACAAGAACCAGTGTCTGGACTACCTCAATGCCACGCCCCCTGCCACAG GGCTGGTGTGTAACAGGACATTTGACCAGTATGCCTGCTGGCCTGATGGACTCCCAGGAGCCACTGTCAATGTCTCCTGTCCGTGGTTCCTGCCGTGGTACCAGAAAG TTCAGCAGGGTCTGGTCTATAGAGTCTGCAGAGAAGATGGTCAGTGGGCTCAAAAGAATACGAGTGAATGTGAGGACGACCCTGGTGAG cagcagtatgGACGCATCCTCAGTCAGTTACGGATCATGTACACAGTGGGCTACTCACTCTCTTTGGGAGCTCTGCTTCTGGCACTGGGAATCCTCATCACCTTCAG GAGACTCCACTGCATGAGGAACAACATCCACATGAACCTGTTTGCTTCCTTCATCCTGAGAGCTGTATCCATCCTTGTGAAAGACGCACTGCTGACCCTCACGCTGGACCCCAggggcagcagcaacacactggcacaagcCTGGGCCGACATGCCG GCAGTGGCGTGGTGTCGTGGTGCCATGGTCATGATGCAGTACAGCGTGATGGCCAACAATTACTGGCTCCTGGTGGAGGGCATCTACCTGCATAGCCTGCTGGTCATCACAGTGTTCAGCGAGAGGAACTACTTCTACATTTATCTGGCCATCGGCTGGG GTGCACCGCTCATATTCGTGCTGCCGTGGATCACTGTGAAATATCTGTATGAGAACGAGGA gTGCTGGGAGAGAAATATCAACATGGGATATTGGTGGATCATTCGTTCTCCAATACTATTTGCTTATCTG ATTAACTTCTTCATATTCATCCGAATTATCAAAATCCTGATGTCCAAACTCAGAGCTCATCAGATGAGATATACTGACTACAAGTTCAG ACTAGCAAAGTCCACTCTGACTCTCATCCCTCTGTTGGGGATTCACGCTATCCTCTTCACCTTTGTCATCGATGAGTCGGTCCCCAAAGGCTCCATGTTGCGTCTCATTCGCCTCTTCTGTGACCTCCTGTTTAACTCCTTCCAG GGCCTTCTGGTTGCCATCCTGTACTGCTTTGTCAACAAAGAG GTACAATCGGAGATGCTGAAAAAGTGGAAGAGGTGGAAGCTGGGTAAGGACATCGACGAGGAGTACCGCCACAGCCACACGCCGCATATCAAGACTGGCAGCATTGCCACAGGTAATATGCCCGAGCTCCAGGACAACAACGCCAGCGACCCCGGCGGTGACTCACCTCGGCTCAAGAAAGCTGACAAAGGTCCATCCAGCTCCGGCGCTACGGACGAGAACCGCCGACTGGTTGTCTCCTACAGCAACGGGATGGGGAAGCGCAGGCCTGCAAAGAGCAGACACAGCCTGCACTTCTTAATCCGTCCACATCGAGGTCCCGCCAGCCACGCCACTAGCACCACAgagcgtgtgtgtttggaagACAGGGCGCAGTGTTGCATACACCCtctgaaaggagaggagactAATGTCTGA